AAGGCCGCCCGCGACCCCGATTGCCGAAAGCACCGAAACCGTGACGAGCACGATGCCGAGCGCGATGCCCGTCAGCGAGAACGCCGTCGACTGGCTGCGGATGAGTCCATCCAGACGCGCCTGCTCGAGCTGGATGTCGCTGCGGATTCCGTCCATCGCAAGGTCGACCAGCGCGGCGCCGATCACGTGATTTTCGAGAACCGCGGGAGCGGCCACGCGCAGCGTCCGGCCGTCGCGCCGACTCGAAGGTTTTCCGGTTTCGAGAGCCTCGCGCACCCACGGAACAGCCTGCCGGCTGTCATCGCCGTCGGGCGGCACGCCGCTTTCACGAATCAGCATCCCCCTGCCGTCGACGACCGATGCCGTAAGCACGTCGGGATAGCTCCGCAGCTCGGCGGCTTCGTGGCTGATCTGGCGGTAGTCGTTGTGATACAGCGGCGTGACGAGACGCTCGGCAAGCGCGGATGCGAGCGAGATGCCGTGCTTCTCAATCTGGCGTTCGAGCGTGTCGCTCAGGTTCGAGGATGCAACCGAGCTGATTTCCTCGGCGTAGCGGCGCTGCTCGGCGAGCAGCGCCGCGCCGAGCACGAGCAGGCTCGCGCACACGAGCCCTCCGATCACCATCGTGTATTGTCCGCGGAGCCGCATTCAGTTGGCTCCCTGCACGGCGCCGGACAATTCCGCATGAACGAGCGACCAGGTCTCTTCGAGATCGGCGATCGACCGCTCAGTCTCCGCATCGATCGCGCTCAGGCGGTCGATCTTGTTGTAGCGATCGAGCGTTTCGCGCCCGTCGGCGTCGCTGTTCATCTCGAGCAGCAGCTTGCCGAGCCCCGCGCGCTGCTCGGCCGAGACCGTCGGCCCGGTCAGCACGAACGCGCGCGGAATCTCGTTCGACTCGTAGATGATACGCAAGCCGGAAATGGTTGTGGGCTGTGCGGCTTCGGCGGCCTTCCATTCCTCGCTGCTGAGCGCGCCGGCGTCTGCGACGTCGCGAGCGACGGCGGCAACGATCGCCGTCTCCGAGAGTGCGAAGAAATATCCGGCCGCATCCTTCGGCGCGGCCTGCATCGGGGTTGCGAGTGCGACCGTTGCAAGACCCGTACGCTTGATGCCGGCAAGCGGCAGCAGGAACGCGGTCGTCGAGCCGGAGTCTTCGAATGCGACGCGATGCGAGCCAAGGTCGGCGAGCGTATGAATCGGGGAATCTTTCCGGACGAAGACGACCGAGTCGTACGTCGCCCGTCCGCCCCGACTCTCGCGCAGCAGGATCGTGGCGCCGGCAGCCTTGACGAAATGAATCGCCGAAAGCGGGGTCTCCGAGACAACGTCGACGATGCCTCGCCGAAGGAACTCGATCATCTCGGCGTTGTCGCGAGCGACGACCGGGCGGGCCCTGGCGTATCCCAGCCCGCCGATGCGGCTGGCGAACCACGAGGCGAGCGCGTCGAGTGCGGGAAGATGCTCGGAGACGTTGCGCGCGACGCGGCCGACTCCGAGCGTGTCGGGCTGTTCGAGCTCGTCGCGATACAGGATCGGAGGCTTGCCGAGATCGGCGGTATCCGGGGCTTCGACGCTGGGATCGCGTGGTTCCATTTCAGCCGTCGCCAGGCCTGCCGCACCGGTGATCATCGCCACCGGGACGAGCAGAAAAACCAGCGTCATTGCTGCCACGGACCCCGCGTGCCTCAGCATCTCCCCTCTTTCCGGAACTCGCGAAAGTCGCCGGTTCTGTTGTCTCACCACTGTCTCAGCCGTGACGCAAGCACTTTCTGGTAACGGCCTCGGTACGCGCCGGAATTGCTGGAGATTGACCTGACCCGCGCCGTTCGACATCGAGGGGCATGCCCCCGTTCCTGTGGCCGGTCCTCATCTATGGAGTGATCCTTCTCCTCCATATTGCCGTGCCTGGCCGGTGGGTGACCGGCTACGTGACCGGCGAAAACGGCGAGAAGCTCCGCTACCGGCTGAACGGTCTTCGCGTGCTCGCGGCCGCGATCGTGCTGTGGGCGGGCGCATGCTGGGGAGGTTTCCTCGCGTGGGATGCGTTTTACGTGCACCGCTGGGAGCTCGCGGCCGGTGCGTGCCTCGTCGGCCTCATCTTCACGCTCGCGATCGTGCTTCCGGCCGCGCCTGATCCGGACAAGTCATTTGCAGCGCAGCTCTACGAGGGCCGGCTCGCCAACCCGCAGTGGTTCGGCGGGCTTCTCGACGCGAAGATGGTGCTCTATCTGCTAGGCGCGATCATGCTCGAGCAGAACGTGCTGTCGTTCGCCGCCCACCACGTTCTGCTTCATCAGGATGACCCGTCGCCGGGCGTGTTTCTGTACGCAGCGCTGTTCAGCTTCTTCGTCGCCGAGTATCTGAACTTCGAGGAAGTCCATCTCTACACGTACGACTTCATGGCCGAGCGCGTCGGCTTCAAGCTGGGCTGGGGCTGCCTGGTGTTCTATCCGTTCTTCTATGCCGTTGGTCTGTGGGGACTCGCGGAATGGCCGAACCCGCATACGCCGCCTGTGCTGCTCGTGCTGTACGCGGGAATCTTCTTCAGCGGCTGGATGCTGTCGCGCGGCGCGAACCTGCAGAAGTTCTGGTTCAAGCGCGATCCGTCGGCTCGGGCATTCGGTGTGCTCGATCCGCGCGCGATCAGCGGCGGCGGAAAGCACGTGCTGGCCGGAGGTTTCTGGGGCCTGTCGCGGCACATCAATTATCTCGGCGAGATCCTGATGGCCTGCGGCCTCGCGCTGAGCCTCGGCTATCCGCTCGCGCTCACGCCGTGGCTCTACCCGCTGTATTACGTCGCGCTGCTTTTGCCGCGCCAGGCCGACGACGACCGCCGCTGCGCCGCGCGCTACGGTGACCTGTGGACCGAATACTGCCGCCGCGTGCCGTGGCGCATCATTCCCTACGTGTACTGAGCAGTTTTCCTTGCCGGTGCGTTTGCGGCACCACGACACAAGCTCCATCGCGAGGGACCCCCATGCGAACTGCCGTTACAAAGATGCTGGGAATCGACTTCCCGATCTTCGCGTTCACGCACTGCCGCGACGTCGTCGCTGCAGTATCCAATGCCGGCGGTCTCGGCGTGCTCGGAGCCGTTGCGCATACCCCCGAGCAACTCGACATCGATCTCAAGTGGATTCGCGAGCAGGTCAAAGGCCGACCGTTCGGCGTCGACCTGCTGATCCCGAGCAAGTATGCCGGCGCAAGCGAAGGCGGCTTCGACGCCGCATCGCTGAAATCGATGGTGCCGGACGAGCACCGCGAGTGGCTC
The sequence above is drawn from the Candidatus Limnocylindrales bacterium genome and encodes:
- a CDS encoding phosphate/phosphite/phosphonate ABC transporter substrate-binding protein gives rise to the protein MTLVFLLVPVAMITGAAGLATAEMEPRDPSVEAPDTADLGKPPILYRDELEQPDTLGVGRVARNVSEHLPALDALASWFASRIGGLGYARARPVVARDNAEMIEFLRRGIVDVVSETPLSAIHFVKAAGATILLRESRGGRATYDSVVFVRKDSPIHTLADLGSHRVAFEDSGSTTAFLLPLAGIKRTGLATVALATPMQAAPKDAAGYFFALSETAIVAAVARDVADAGALSSEEWKAAEAAQPTTISGLRIIYESNEIPRAFVLTGPTVSAEQRAGLGKLLLEMNSDADGRETLDRYNKIDRLSAIDAETERSIADLEETWSLVHAELSGAVQGAN
- a CDS encoding DUF1295 domain-containing protein; this encodes MPPFLWPVLIYGVILLLHIAVPGRWVTGYVTGENGEKLRYRLNGLRVLAAAIVLWAGACWGGFLAWDAFYVHRWELAAGACLVGLIFTLAIVLPAAPDPDKSFAAQLYEGRLANPQWFGGLLDAKMVLYLLGAIMLEQNVLSFAAHHVLLHQDDPSPGVFLYAALFSFFVAEYLNFEEVHLYTYDFMAERVGFKLGWGCLVFYPFFYAVGLWGLAEWPNPHTPPVLLVLYAGIFFSGWMLSRGANLQKFWFKRDPSARAFGVLDPRAISGGGKHVLAGGFWGLSRHINYLGEILMACGLALSLGYPLALTPWLYPLYYVALLLPRQADDDRRCAARYGDLWTEYCRRVPWRIIPYVY